CGCCGAGATCAGCGGCGTCAACGCGGTACCAAACAGCTCATGTGCATCGAGTCGTTGATCACGCAAGGACTGCGCGCTGCGCCCACAGCACACACCACCGGCTTCGGGTCGAAACCGTATACCCCAGTATTGCTCCCCCGGGTGCACCGCAACGCTCGACGCAGTGACCGACGCCCCGACGAGCGCCGCCACCGATGCGCCGTGGGGCACGCTGCAAATCGCCAACGTGGCGCAGCCATCCGGCCAGACGTGATGCGTGAAGCCAGGATGTGGCAGCTCCCGAATAGTGAAGCCCCAATACGTCGCAACAATCCCGGAGAGTGCCGGTGCCGCGGGCATTTCGACGTAGCGGAGCGGCTTCGTCATTGGCGCAGCACGCCCAGCAACGAAACGTCCCCGTCGAACAACACCGCGCGTGGCTTTGCCGCCAGCGTGAGCGGCACCGTCATCGTCGCCAAGCGCTGCGCTGGCACCGTCACCCGCACGCGCTTCATGGTCCCGCTTGCGGTCGTGACATCCACGGCGAGCGACAGCCGGTAGGGCGCGAAGCGCGTCCCCTGCCGAACGGTGACAGTGAGCTGAAGGGTTTTCTGGTTCCACGACCACGATGCGTCCGCGTCGACGTACCCGGGACGGCGCATCCACTGGTCGAAGAACCAATCGAGCTGGCGTGACGACGAGCGCTCGAACGCCTGCTGCAAGTCGGCCGTCAGCGCGTTCCCGTGGCGATGCGCCGCATAGTACGCGCGGATCCCGCGAAAGAACGCCGAGTCTCCGATCTCACGTCGCAACATGTGCAGCGTAAAGCCGGCCTTCTCGTACACGTTGGTGTTCAGCACGCGCGTCAGATCGTCGAGCGTCGTATCGATCACGGCCTTCTCGACGGTGATCGGCGACTTCAGCATCTTCGCGCGAATATCGTGCATCTCCGCCAGGAAGGCGCTGTCGCCATGCGCGTGCTCCGTCCAGAGCGCAGCGAAGTAGGTGGCAAAGCCCTCCGAGAGCCACACATGTGGCCATTCACGCTCAGTCACCGCATCACCAAACCACTGGTGAGCGGTTTCGTGCGCAATCAGCGACTCACTGATCGCGCCCGGCACGAACAACCGCTGGTCGTAAAAGATGGCGCCGGCGTTCTCCATACCGCCGAAGCGCGTGGACGAGGCCACGTGCGCCAACTTCTCGTACGGGAACGGTCCGACGAGCGTCGAAAAGAACGCCACGATGTCGCCCGCGCGCGCGAAATTTCCTGGCATCGCGGCACGACGGTCGGGGCTCGTCCACACCGATTGGCGCACGCAGCCAGGCCGCTCGGCGAGATTGCACGCGGTCTCGCCCAACTCGAGCACGGCGAATGGCGACACGCCGATGACCATCAGACCAGTGTAGATCGGCCGCACGGTACGCCAATGGGTGCGCACCAGCGGCGCGCCGGCAAGACCGGCCTCCGGCGTCTCCTCCACCAGCTCGCCGTTGGCGATCACGCGATGCGTTCGCGGCGCGCGCACAATCCAATCCACCAGCGCCTTGTCCGACGGGTGATCGACCGTGGCGAGCCACTGCCGAGCGCGGTCGGGGAAGTTGTCGCCGAACGCGGTCCATCCAAGCAGCGAGTCGCGTCGCACAATCAGCCCATCAGTCGGCAGGCCTCGGTAGTACACCGCCACGCGGACCGTATCGTTGCTGCCCTTCGGCAACGCAACGCGCACGCTATCGCCGGGTCGCGTGAACGCCACGCGTGCACCGTTCACATACGTGGAGTCCACGTGCATCGCGGCCGCCAGATCGAGCGAGAGCGACATCGCATCGCGGCGCGTCGCCGTGGTCGTCGCCTCGAACCGGATCGTGTCAGGCCACGCGCGCGCCGGAAAGTCGACGCGAAACTCGTAGTGCACCACGTCGAGTCCGGCCCGACGCGCACCCGTGCGACTGGGCGATGCCTGCGCGGCGAGGGCGGAGCTCAGCACCACTGGCAGCACGCTCGCGGCGGCGAGGACGCGAAAGGCACGCGGCATTTGGGCTACCACGCCCGCTCCGCCCCCGTCCAATCCAGAAAGCTCCCGGTCTTCTCGCGCGGCAACCGTTCCATCTGACTCAGCAGCCCGATGGCCGCCTCGTCGATCGGGACGCGGAACGCGGGGCCATCGGGAGTGGTAGCGAAATGCCCGGGGTTGCCCAGCATGAGCACGATGCGCTCCTCACTCAAGTCGTGCGCCACGGCGCGCATGTGCATGTGCAACGCGGCGCCGCTTGCACAGGTGGCGTAGTCCCCGCCCTGCGTCTTGCCGGCGAGGGAACCGAGCCAGCTGCTCACGACCAGTACACGTGCACCGTCGCGATTGGCCAGAAACGGCAACAGCGTGCGCACCAGCAGCAGCGGCGCCACCGCATGCCGTCGGTAATGCTCGGTGAGCCCAGTGCCCGACAACGTCGACAATGCTTCATCGCGCTCACTGTCGGCCAGCTTCTCGTGCTGCCCCGGCTCGGCCGGCGCAATGATCAGCTGGTCGAGCGAATCGGTGAGGCTCTCGAGCACCGGCACCGCATCGGCCACCAACGACGGATCGGCAGGATCGAGGGCGATCAGCTCCAGTCCGCCGTATTCGGCGCGCAGATCCGCCAGCACCGGCACCCGCGCCGGATTGCGTGCCGCCGCGTAGACCTTGTCGCCGCGAATGAGACACTGCCGCACCAACTCCACACCGAGTGGCCGCGCGGCGCCGGTGATCAGGGTGCGTCGCGGCGACGCCATCGCATGCATGCTGGCCGGCGTCACAGCGCGCTCCCGCGCGTCTCACGCAGCACCGCTTCCACCGCACTCACCGTGGCATCGATCTCGACGGGGCGGTTGGCGCGCGGGTAGTCCTCACGCTGATGCAATTCCACGAGCATGCCGGGGTCCTTGAGTACGTGTCCGGTCAGCACCGCCACCACGGTGTCACCGGCTCCGATGATACCGTCGCGCACGAGTTGCCGCACGCCGGCCACACTGGCCGCGCTCGCCGGCTCGCAGCCGACGCCGGCGGCGTCGATGGTGACTTTGGCATCGATGATCTCGTCGTCGGTCGCCGAAATCACGAGGCCGTTGGTTTCACGAATGGCGCGCACTGCGCGATCCCACGAGGCCGGATCGCCGATGCGAATCGCGGTCGCAATTGTTTCCGCCTGCACCGTGTAGCGCGTGGCAAAGTCTTCGCGGAATGCGCGCGCGAACGGCGCCGCACCGGCCGCCTGCACACTCACGAGGCGCGGCATCTTCGCGATCAACCCCAACGCGTGCGCCTCGCGCAACGCCTTTCCGAACGCGGCGGTATTCCCCAGATTGCCGGCCGGCAGCACGATGAAGTCGGGCGCGTGCCAGCCCAGCTGCTGCAGCAGTTCGAATACGATGGTCTTCTGCCCTTCCACGCGCCACGGATTGATCGAGTTGAGCAGATAGATGCCCAGTTCACGCGACGCCTGCTGCACAAGCCGCAAGCATTCGTCGAAGTCGCCCTTCACCAACAGCGTGCGCGCGCCGTACGACAACGTCTGCGCCAGCTTGCCGAGCGCGATCTTGCCGGCGGGCACGAACACCAGACCGGGAATACCGGCCTGCGCGGCGTACGATGCCAATGCCGCCGACGTGTTACCCGTGCTGGCACAGGCCACGGCACTCGCACCGATACGCACCGCTTGCGTGGTGCCTACCGTCATCCCGCGATCCTTGAACGAGCCGGTGGGATTGTGCCCTTCGTGCTTGATCAGCAATCCGTCGCAGCCCGTGTACCGCGAAATTGCCGCGCGCGAAAGC
This region of Gemmatimonas groenlandica genomic DNA includes:
- a CDS encoding M1 family metallopeptidase: MPRAFRVLAAASVLPVVLSSALAAQASPSRTGARRAGLDVVHYEFRVDFPARAWPDTIRFEATTTATRRDAMSLSLDLAAAMHVDSTYVNGARVAFTRPGDSVRVALPKGSNDTVRVAVYYRGLPTDGLIVRRDSLLGWTAFGDNFPDRARQWLATVDHPSDKALVDWIVRAPRTHRVIANGELVEETPEAGLAGAPLVRTHWRTVRPIYTGLMVIGVSPFAVLELGETACNLAERPGCVRQSVWTSPDRRAAMPGNFARAGDIVAFFSTLVGPFPYEKLAHVASSTRFGGMENAGAIFYDQRLFVPGAISESLIAHETAHQWFGDAVTEREWPHVWLSEGFATYFAALWTEHAHGDSAFLAEMHDIRAKMLKSPITVEKAVIDTTLDDLTRVLNTNVYEKAGFTLHMLRREIGDSAFFRGIRAYYAAHRHGNALTADLQQAFERSSSRQLDWFFDQWMRRPGYVDADASWSWNQKTLQLTVTVRQGTRFAPYRLSLAVDVTTASGTMKRVRVTVPAQRLATMTVPLTLAAKPRAVLFDGDVSLLGVLRQ
- a CDS encoding SDR family NAD(P)-dependent oxidoreductase, with product MTPASMHAMASPRRTLITGAARPLGVELVRQCLIRGDKVYAAARNPARVPVLADLRAEYGGLELIALDPADPSLVADAVPVLESLTDSLDQLIIAPAEPGQHEKLADSERDEALSTLSGTGLTEHYRRHAVAPLLLVRTLLPFLANRDGARVLVVSSWLGSLAGKTQGGDYATCASGAALHMHMRAVAHDLSEERIVLMLGNPGHFATTPDGPAFRVPIDEAAIGLLSQMERLPREKTGSFLDWTGAERAW
- the thrC gene encoding threonine synthase; the encoded protein is MTTPMSHPLPADAVFLPAGVTGLPVGAQHSVQRCASCGQLLSPLDAAPDCPSCGGLLEIIHRAPVDEFDAPLSANAIKHSFAQHCCALPMGHASGVWRFESIVMPGAGDAIVSHPEGNTPLLSRAAISRYTGCDGLLIKHEGHNPTGSFKDRGMTVGTTQAVRIGASAVACASTGNTSAALASYAAQAGIPGLVFVPAGKIALGKLAQTLSYGARTLLVKGDFDECLRLVQQASRELGIYLLNSINPWRVEGQKTIVFELLQQLGWHAPDFIVLPAGNLGNTAAFGKALREAHALGLIAKMPRLVSVQAAGAAPFARAFREDFATRYTVQAETIATAIRIGDPASWDRAVRAIRETNGLVISATDDEIIDAKVTIDAAGVGCEPASAASVAGVRQLVRDGIIGAGDTVVAVLTGHVLKDPGMLVELHQREDYPRANRPVEIDATVSAVEAVLRETRGSAL